In one window of Terriglobales bacterium DNA:
- a CDS encoding septal ring lytic transglycosylase RlpA family protein — MRRVLASILATGLTVAILGAAPVKSGSKAVETPTKPYQIGRASWYGKPFHGRTTANGETYNMFHFTAAHRQLPLGTWVKVTNLRNSKWVMVRVNDRGPVPESRIIDLSYAVAQLLEFRERGTERVRLDIVKPETIAATHHLAGLEEKPVN; from the coding sequence ATGCGACGAGTACTTGCCAGCATTCTGGCCACAGGGTTAACTGTTGCCATCTTGGGGGCGGCACCCGTTAAAAGCGGCTCCAAGGCCGTAGAAACTCCTACAAAACCCTATCAAATCGGCCGTGCCTCCTGGTACGGCAAGCCGTTTCATGGCAGAACCACCGCCAACGGCGAGACTTACAACATGTTCCATTTCACCGCCGCCCACCGGCAACTCCCTCTAGGGACGTGGGTTAAGGTCACAAACCTGCGTAACAGCAAGTGGGTGATGGTGCGGGTGAACGACCGGGGTCCGGTGCCTGAAAGCCGGATCATTGACCTGTCGTATGCCGTGGCCCAGCTCCTGGAGTTCCGGGAGCGGGGGACAGAGCGGGTGCGTCTGGACATCGTGAAACCGGAGACCATTGCCGCGACTCACCATCTGGCCGGCCTGGAAGAGAAACCTGTAAACTAA
- the pyrF gene encoding orotidine-5'-phosphate decarboxylase: protein MDSARDRLIVALDVPTAAEAQRIVAAFGESVSSYKVGKQLFTAAGPAVVRDLSGAGRKVFLDLKYHDIPSTVAAAVRAASELGVAMLTVHASGGSKMLKAAVEAAGAATRPPLVLAVTVLTSFGDADLKEIGVAAQTLEQALRLASLAQKAGCGGVVASAQEARAIRQEMGAGFAIVTPGVRPAGGAKDDQTRVATPAEAIAAGADYIVVGRPITGAKDPAAAARAILEEISPKVLA, encoded by the coding sequence ATGGACAGCGCACGCGACCGCCTGATTGTCGCTCTGGACGTTCCCACTGCCGCCGAGGCGCAGCGCATCGTGGCCGCGTTCGGCGAGTCCGTCTCCAGCTACAAGGTGGGGAAACAACTGTTCACCGCCGCCGGCCCGGCGGTGGTGCGTGACCTGAGTGGCGCCGGCCGCAAGGTCTTCCTCGATCTTAAGTATCACGACATCCCCAGCACGGTAGCGGCGGCGGTGCGCGCTGCCTCGGAGCTTGGGGTCGCGATGCTGACGGTGCACGCTTCGGGCGGCTCGAAGATGCTGAAGGCGGCGGTGGAAGCGGCAGGTGCGGCCACGCGTCCTCCGCTGGTGCTGGCGGTCACCGTCCTCACCAGCTTCGGTGACGCGGACCTGAAAGAGATTGGGGTGGCGGCGCAAACCCTGGAGCAAGCCCTGCGGCTGGCTTCCCTGGCCCAAAAAGCGGGCTGCGGGGGCGTGGTCGCCTCGGCGCAGGAGGCCAGGGCCATCCGGCAGGAGATGGGAGCAGGCTTTGCGATTGTGACGCCCGGGGTACGGCCGGCAGGCGGAGCCAAGGACGACCAAACTCGGGTCGCCACACCGGCAGAAGCCATCGCCGCCGGAGCCGACTACATCGTGGTCGGCCGGCCCATCACGGGCGCGAAAGACCCGGCCGCCGCGGCGCGGGCCATCCTGGAAGAAATCTCGCCGAAAGTCCTGGCTTAG
- a CDS encoding acyl-CoA dehydrogenase family protein translates to MAFKFKGVDFIEFDSLLSDDERLVRDNTRKFIEENLIPIIEQCNRDGRFPKELIQPFGEMGFYGASLKGYGCAGMSNVEYGLVMQELERGDSGVRSFVSVQSALCMYPIYAFGSDAQKDKYLAKMATGEILGCFGLTEPQFGSNPGGMLTRAKKVGNEYVLNGEKMWITSGTIAHIAIIWAKVEDEDNNIRGFIVETDRPGFSAFDVHGKWSLRASVTSGLSLQDVRIPAENLLPGSGGLKSPLMCLNQARYGIAWGGIGAAMACYDTALQYAKERKQFRNQPIASHQLVQEKLAWMISEITKGQLLVLQVGRLKDQGKAQHYHISMAKQNNVWMALECARMARDILGANGIADDYPIMRHMMNLESVKTYEGTHDIHTLVIGSHVTGIDAF, encoded by the coding sequence ATGGCCTTTAAATTCAAGGGAGTGGACTTCATCGAGTTCGATTCCCTGCTCTCGGACGACGAGCGGCTGGTGCGCGACAACACCCGCAAGTTCATCGAAGAGAACCTCATTCCCATCATCGAGCAGTGCAACCGCGACGGGCGCTTCCCCAAGGAACTCATCCAACCCTTCGGCGAGATGGGTTTCTACGGTGCGTCGCTCAAGGGCTACGGCTGCGCCGGAATGTCCAATGTAGAGTACGGCCTGGTGATGCAGGAGCTGGAGCGCGGCGACTCCGGCGTGCGCAGCTTCGTGAGCGTGCAGTCGGCGCTCTGCATGTATCCCATTTACGCCTTCGGCAGCGACGCCCAGAAGGACAAGTACCTGGCCAAGATGGCGACGGGCGAAATCCTGGGCTGCTTCGGGCTGACCGAGCCGCAGTTCGGGTCGAACCCCGGCGGCATGCTGACCCGGGCGAAGAAGGTTGGCAACGAGTATGTGCTCAACGGCGAGAAGATGTGGATCACCTCCGGCACCATCGCCCACATCGCCATCATCTGGGCCAAGGTGGAGGACGAGGACAACAATATCCGCGGCTTCATCGTGGAGACCGACCGGCCCGGGTTCAGCGCCTTCGACGTGCACGGCAAGTGGTCGCTGCGCGCCTCAGTGACCTCGGGGCTGTCGCTGCAGGACGTGCGCATCCCGGCGGAGAACCTGCTGCCCGGCTCGGGCGGGCTGAAGTCGCCGCTGATGTGCCTGAACCAGGCGCGCTACGGCATCGCCTGGGGCGGCATCGGCGCGGCCATGGCCTGCTATGACACCGCTCTGCAGTATGCCAAGGAGCGCAAGCAGTTCCGCAACCAGCCCATCGCCTCGCACCAGCTGGTGCAGGAGAAGCTGGCCTGGATGATCTCTGAGATCACCAAGGGGCAACTGCTAGTGCTCCAGGTGGGGCGGCTGAAGGACCAGGGCAAGGCGCAGCACTACCACATCTCCATGGCCAAGCAGAACAACGTGTGGATGGCGCTGGAGTGCGCGCGGATGGCGCGCGACATCTTGGGCGCGAACGGCATTGCCGACGACTATCCCATCATGCGCCACATGATGAACCTGGAATCGGTGAAGACCTACGAGGGCACGCACGACATCCACACTCTCGTCATCGGATCGCACGTCACCGGCATCGACGCCTTCTGA